In Bacillus sp. KH172YL63, one genomic interval encodes:
- a CDS encoding tyrosine-type recombinase/integrase, with amino-acid sequence MEGILFSSIYFQKWKELNTLKPRSVQMYISHLKVFEEYLGISGWKGELNFEKFYYSKVHDQYAPIDLDFMDGFVEYLQENKTRSQAKLGFTVVKSFMDLLVDYDLMEYNPLRHFKNPFYYESFRNRSLSEEECLKLLKAAYDFDPFLQQYYLILLLQTTCGLRAKELCKLTVSQIDFEHNIIVIDKGRKTIIGTVRMTPALRKKLWEYVNHPYFIAWSKERDKELFFMKNKPFTPADLNKFLDKLRKKAKITRKVTNHDLRATMAYLLYKEGNDYKSIQRQLRHKKLKTTLGYLPIHVELNGYLD; translated from the coding sequence GTGGAAGGGATTCTCTTTTCGTCTATTTACTTTCAGAAGTGGAAGGAGCTAAATACATTAAAGCCCAGGTCGGTTCAAATGTATATTAGCCATTTAAAAGTCTTTGAGGAATATTTAGGTATATCGGGATGGAAGGGGGAGCTTAACTTTGAAAAGTTTTATTATAGCAAGGTTCATGATCAGTATGCCCCGATTGATCTGGATTTTATGGATGGGTTTGTTGAGTATCTTCAAGAGAACAAAACACGATCCCAAGCAAAACTAGGTTTTACCGTTGTAAAAAGCTTTATGGATCTATTGGTTGATTATGACTTGATGGAATATAACCCACTGAGACATTTCAAAAATCCATTCTACTATGAATCGTTTCGAAACAGATCGTTAAGTGAAGAAGAGTGCTTAAAACTGTTAAAGGCAGCTTATGATTTCGATCCTTTTCTTCAACAATACTATTTGATCCTTTTGCTGCAAACCACATGTGGATTAAGAGCAAAGGAATTATGCAAACTTACTGTTTCGCAAATAGATTTCGAACACAATATCATTGTCATTGATAAAGGGCGTAAAACGATAATTGGTACGGTTCGAATGACACCTGCCCTCCGAAAGAAGCTTTGGGAGTATGTGAATCACCCCTATTTTATCGCCTGGTCAAAGGAGAGAGATAAGGAGTTGTTTTTTATGAAAAACAAGCCTTTTACTCCGGCAGATCTTAATAAGTTTTTGGATAAACTTAGAAAGAAGGCAAAAATAACACGGAAAGTAACCAACCATGATTTAAGAGCAACAATGGCCTATCTATTGTATAAAGAGGGAAACGATTATAAGTCCATTCAAAGACAACTTCGACATAAGAAATTAAAAACAACGCTCGGTTACTTACCCATTCATGTTGAATTAAACGGATACCTTGATTAG